One Sediminibacillus dalangtanensis genomic region harbors:
- a CDS encoding YkuS family protein encodes MPRIGIEGTLSDVKGALQERGYELVDLRQESDVQNCDCCVISGQDKNVMGMATASTQAPVINANGMTADEVCHQVDSRFQ; translated from the coding sequence ATGCCGCGTATAGGTATAGAAGGAACACTTTCAGACGTAAAAGGAGCATTACAGGAACGGGGCTATGAATTGGTGGATTTGAGACAGGAATCAGATGTACAAAATTGTGATTGCTGTGTCATCTCAGGGCAGGATAAAAACGTGATGGGAATGGCGACGGCGAGTACACAGGCCCCTGTTATCAATGCAAATGGGATGACTGCCGACGAGGTTTGCCATCAGGTTGACAGTCGTTTTCAATAA
- the cbpB gene encoding cyclic-di-AMP-binding protein CbpB, with translation MSSTQSKEMTEMVVEDLMIPAEKVAHVQMGNPLEHALLVLVKSGYSAVPVLDASFKLQGTIGKTIILNDILGLERFEMEKLSVTTVREVMNTDIPCLSKKDDFLKALKEMINHPFICVADSQGYFDGIVTRRAILKQLNKNLHASKYSPVTEMVTGKN, from the coding sequence ATGAGCAGTACGCAAAGCAAAGAAATGACAGAAATGGTAGTCGAAGATTTAATGATTCCTGCAGAGAAAGTAGCACATGTTCAAATGGGAAATCCATTGGAGCACGCATTGTTGGTTCTGGTGAAATCGGGTTATTCCGCAGTGCCCGTGCTAGATGCCTCGTTCAAATTGCAGGGAACAATCGGCAAAACAATTATTTTAAATGATATCCTCGGACTTGAACGCTTTGAAATGGAAAAACTATCGGTTACGACAGTTCGAGAAGTGATGAACACCGATATACCGTGTCTTTCGAAAAAAGATGACTTTTTGAAAGCATTAAAAGAGATGATTAATCATCCTTTCATTTGTGTCGCTGATTCACAAGGTTATTTCGACGGGATTGTGACTAGAAGGGCAATTTTAAAGCAGTTGAACAAAAATCTTCACGCAAGCAAATATTCGCCGGTCACAGAGATGGTTACCGGGAAGAATTAA
- the trhA gene encoding PAQR family membrane homeostasis protein TrhA, whose amino-acid sequence MANTHTFSKNEEIANAITHAVGAIFSIAALVTLIVYATQHGTVWHVVSFTLFGTTMVLLYISSTFVHALPKGRGKDVFEILDHASIYFFIAGSYTPFLFVAVKGWLGWTLFGIVWGIAIAGTIFKCFFVKRFLFVSTIGYIVVGWQIVFAWKTLVENMQFNGLLLLVIGGILYTIGSIFYVWRGFKFHHAIWHLFVLAGTALHFFSVILYLI is encoded by the coding sequence TTGGCTAACACTCATACTTTTTCTAAAAACGAGGAAATTGCAAACGCAATTACCCATGCTGTCGGTGCTATTTTCAGCATTGCCGCTCTTGTAACCTTAATCGTTTATGCAACTCAACACGGAACAGTTTGGCATGTAGTCAGCTTCACTCTCTTTGGCACTACGATGGTTCTACTATATATTTCTTCGACTTTTGTTCATGCTTTGCCAAAAGGTCGGGGAAAAGATGTCTTTGAAATACTGGATCATGCTTCGATTTACTTTTTTATCGCCGGTTCCTATACTCCTTTTTTATTTGTGGCAGTAAAAGGCTGGTTAGGCTGGACCTTATTTGGAATTGTGTGGGGAATTGCAATCGCCGGCACGATTTTTAAATGTTTTTTTGTCAAACGATTTTTGTTCGTCTCTACGATTGGTTATATTGTTGTCGGCTGGCAAATTGTTTTCGCTTGGAAAACCCTTGTAGAGAACATGCAGTTTAACGGACTTCTCTTACTTGTGATTGGCGGTATTCTGTATACGATCGGGTCGATTTTTTATGTGTGGAGAGGATTTAAATTCCACCATGCAATCTGGCATTTATTTGTTTTAGCTGGAACAGCTCTCCATTTTTTCTCGGTTATTCTTTATTTAATTTAA
- a CDS encoding metallophosphoesterase: MNRRSFLKKLGASVLALFGVGGGTYYYAREIEPGMLKIHKETLTSTKIPKSFDGLKILQFSDTHVGFQYSLEQLDQLSTEINSHNPDIVLFTGDLVDEPNQFMWDRRISDILKNIRGPEGKFWIYGNHDHGGYGTETVKEAMEAGGFKLLQNNHTTLKKGNDFITLAGIDDVMLGQPDLDKAMEGTDPNAYTMVMIHEPDYADKAKQYPIDVQFSGHSHGGQVQIPLVGHIYTPAYAEKYVEGNYLIGDHLQLFVSRGIGTTRLPYRFLCAPEITLFQLNSEQ, translated from the coding sequence ATGAACCGCAGATCATTCCTGAAAAAATTAGGAGCTTCTGTCCTTGCACTATTTGGTGTAGGAGGAGGAACCTATTATTATGCCAGGGAAATAGAACCTGGCATGCTGAAAATTCATAAAGAAACACTTACTTCTACAAAAATCCCGAAATCGTTCGATGGTTTAAAAATACTGCAATTTTCAGACACACATGTCGGCTTTCAATATTCCTTAGAGCAATTAGACCAGCTATCAACGGAAATCAATAGCCATAACCCGGACATCGTCCTATTCACAGGAGATTTAGTGGATGAACCGAATCAATTTATGTGGGATCGCAGGATTTCAGATATTTTGAAAAACATTCGCGGTCCTGAAGGGAAGTTCTGGATTTATGGTAATCACGACCATGGAGGATATGGTACAGAAACTGTCAAAGAAGCCATGGAAGCCGGCGGTTTCAAGCTTTTACAAAATAATCACACCACCCTTAAAAAAGGAAATGATTTCATTACCTTGGCAGGAATTGACGATGTGATGCTCGGTCAGCCTGACTTGGATAAGGCAATGGAAGGGACCGATCCAAATGCTTACACGATGGTCATGATACATGAACCAGACTATGCGGACAAAGCGAAGCAGTATCCGATAGATGTTCAATTTTCCGGACACAGCCATGGGGGACAAGTGCAAATTCCATTGGTCGGCCATATCTACACGCCTGCCTATGCAGAGAAATATGTAGAAGGTAACTACCTGATTGGAGATCACTTGCAGCTGTTTGTCAGCAGAGGAATAGGAACGACCCGGCTGCCCTATCGTTTTTTATGCGCTCCTGAAATCACTCTATTCCAATTAAATTCAGAACAGTAG
- a CDS encoding mechanosensitive ion channel family protein, with protein MDIFQEGLYLDFGALLGYGLQIILLIIGFMIAAPLGKKIIAKTLSRAGRREKVSEGRIKTLEKLLINVYSYVLIFLFIVILFGIFNIPIGPLLAGAGVLGLAIGFGAQGLVSDVVTGFFLLLEKQVEVDEYVTLGGFDGIVEEIGLRTTKIRSFDGTLNFVPNREISSVSNHSRGTMRALVDIGISYEDSIDEAMAVLQRICDDFRENDARFAEGPDVLGVQSIGSSDIVLRVLGQTENMMQWEVERDLRKRIKEEFDAAGIDIPYPHQVNVNKQPK; from the coding sequence ATGGACATTTTTCAAGAAGGGTTGTATTTGGATTTCGGAGCACTCCTTGGTTATGGATTGCAAATCATCCTGTTGATCATCGGTTTTATGATTGCCGCACCGCTCGGGAAAAAAATCATTGCTAAAACACTCTCCCGAGCCGGACGAAGGGAAAAGGTTTCAGAAGGAAGAATAAAAACCCTCGAAAAACTGCTGATCAATGTTTACTCGTATGTGCTCATTTTTCTGTTCATCGTTATTCTATTTGGTATATTCAACATCCCGATCGGCCCGCTCCTTGCAGGTGCAGGCGTCCTTGGACTTGCAATCGGATTCGGAGCGCAAGGCCTTGTCAGCGATGTCGTCACCGGTTTTTTTCTGTTGCTGGAAAAACAGGTGGAAGTGGATGAGTATGTAACCTTAGGCGGTTTCGATGGAATCGTCGAAGAAATCGGATTAAGGACAACCAAAATACGCAGCTTCGACGGAACATTGAACTTCGTTCCGAACAGGGAAATTTCCAGCGTCAGCAACCATTCCCGCGGCACCATGCGCGCCCTAGTCGATATTGGGATCAGTTATGAAGACAGCATTGACGAAGCGATGGCCGTACTCCAACGGATTTGTGATGATTTCCGAGAGAATGATGCTCGTTTTGCAGAAGGACCGGACGTTTTAGGCGTGCAAAGCATCGGCTCTTCTGATATCGTTCTTCGGGTTCTCGGACAAACCGAAAACATGATGCAATGGGAAGTGGAACGAGATTTAAGGAAACGAATCAAAGAAGAATTTGATGCAGCTGGCATTGATATTCCATATCCCCACCAGGTTAATGTAAATAAACAACCTAAATGA
- the fadH gene encoding 2,4-dienoyl-CoA reductase encodes MENETVIITGGSSGMGKQMAKRFVEGGANVMITGRTEQTLAKTVRELENAGDGKPAYTVMDVREPDEITALLDKTLNIFGGVDHLINNAAGNFVCPAEKLSVNGWNAVVDIVLNGSFYCSREIGNYWIGKNQKGNIVNMVATYAWNAGAGVIHSAAAKAGVLSMTRTLAVEWGSKYGIRVNAIAPGPIERTGGAEKLFESESAAQRTLESVPLHRLGKPEEIAEFAYFLCSKHAGYINGEVVTMDGGQWLNKHPF; translated from the coding sequence ATGGAAAATGAGACAGTCATCATCACAGGAGGATCCAGCGGGATGGGGAAGCAAATGGCCAAACGTTTTGTCGAAGGCGGAGCAAACGTAATGATTACAGGGAGAACGGAACAAACATTGGCTAAAACAGTTAGAGAACTAGAAAATGCAGGCGATGGAAAACCAGCCTATACAGTGATGGATGTCAGAGAGCCTGACGAGATAACAGCTTTGCTGGATAAAACGCTCAACATATTTGGAGGGGTAGATCATTTAATTAATAATGCTGCCGGAAACTTCGTCTGTCCAGCCGAAAAATTGTCCGTTAACGGTTGGAATGCCGTGGTGGATATTGTCCTTAATGGAAGCTTTTATTGCAGCCGAGAAATCGGTAATTACTGGATCGGCAAGAATCAGAAAGGAAATATTGTCAACATGGTGGCCACCTATGCCTGGAACGCAGGAGCAGGTGTGATCCATTCAGCAGCCGCAAAGGCAGGGGTCCTTTCTATGACTCGAACACTAGCAGTCGAATGGGGAAGTAAATATGGAATCAGAGTGAATGCAATCGCTCCCGGCCCTATTGAGCGGACAGGAGGAGCCGAGAAATTGTTCGAGTCAGAGAGCGCAGCGCAAAGAACGCTGGAGTCCGTGCCGCTTCATCGGCTGGGGAAACCAGAAGAAATAGCGGAGTTCGCGTATTTCCTCTGTTCAAAGCATGCTGGCTATATCAATGGAGAAGTAGTAACCATGGATGGGGGGCAGTGGTTGAATAAACACCCTTTTTGA
- a CDS encoding N-acetyldiaminopimelate deacetylase encodes MNHQDLVNIRRDLHQIPELGFQEYKTQRYLQEVIARIPQKHLTIKQWRTGLLVKVSGYNPARLIGYRTDIDGLPVTEETDYSFASKHEGNMHACGHDFHMTIALGALQRLAEQPMEDDVLFIFQPAEEGPGGALPMLQTALLGEWRPDVVFALHVAPELPAGTVSTRDGLLFANTSELFIDFKGKGGHAAYPHLTHDMVAAASSFVTQLQQIVARRIDPLQSAVVTIGKIAGGSVQNVIAEKARLEGTIRTLDPKAIDLVKQHIEQIAKGHEISFDCKINLDYGANYYQVYNTTEYIERFKQIVSQEQLTWKEAKAAMTGEDFGYMLKDIPGFMFWLGVDSPYGLHSSKLSPSEDALSTGVHIVEKTIRNL; translated from the coding sequence GTGAATCACCAAGATTTAGTGAATATAAGAAGAGATTTGCATCAAATTCCGGAATTAGGTTTCCAGGAATATAAGACTCAGCGATACTTGCAGGAGGTAATTGCCCGTATACCGCAAAAGCATCTTACCATTAAACAATGGAGAACCGGATTGCTGGTAAAAGTATCTGGATATAACCCTGCCCGGTTAATTGGCTACCGAACAGATATTGATGGATTACCAGTTACAGAAGAAACGGACTATTCATTCGCTTCTAAGCATGAAGGGAACATGCACGCTTGTGGACATGACTTTCATATGACTATTGCTTTGGGAGCACTGCAGCGTTTGGCAGAACAACCGATGGAAGATGATGTCCTGTTTATTTTCCAGCCGGCGGAGGAGGGACCTGGCGGTGCTTTGCCAATGCTGCAGACAGCATTGTTGGGCGAATGGAGACCGGATGTCGTGTTTGCCCTTCATGTAGCTCCTGAGCTTCCTGCAGGAACGGTTTCTACCAGGGATGGTTTATTGTTTGCCAATACGAGTGAATTGTTTATCGACTTCAAGGGCAAAGGAGGGCATGCTGCTTACCCCCATTTGACTCATGATATGGTGGCTGCCGCCAGCAGCTTCGTCACCCAGTTGCAGCAAATTGTAGCCAGGCGGATTGATCCATTGCAAAGTGCTGTGGTAACCATTGGAAAAATCGCTGGGGGTTCCGTACAAAATGTTATTGCAGAAAAGGCCCGACTGGAAGGTACGATTCGGACTCTTGATCCCAAAGCAATCGACCTTGTGAAACAGCACATTGAACAAATTGCTAAAGGGCATGAAATAAGTTTTGATTGCAAAATAAACCTTGATTATGGAGCTAATTATTATCAAGTTTACAATACAACGGAATACATCGAGCGATTTAAACAAATTGTATCTCAGGAACAGCTAACGTGGAAAGAAGCGAAAGCTGCTATGACAGGCGAGGATTTTGGGTATATGTTGAAAGACATACCCGGTTTTATGTTTTGGCTCGGCGTTGATTCCCCCTATGGATTGCACAGTAGCAAATTAAGTCCTTCGGAGGATGCTCTTTCGACCGGTGTCCATATTGTGGAGAAGACGATAAGGAATTTGTAA
- the dapD gene encoding 2,3,4,5-tetrahydropyridine-2,6-dicarboxylate N-acetyltransferase produces the protein MKMMDANEIISFISNSKKSTPVKVYLKGTQLNTIDFGDLIQDFVDEKTGVLFGEWKDIAAVLDTYKDQIEDYAVENDRRNSAIPLLDLKEVNARIEPGAVIRDQVEIGDGCVIMMGAMINIGSVVGEGTMIDMNVTLGGRATVGKNCHIGAGAVLAGVIEPPSAKPVVIEDGVVVGANAVILEGVTVGEGAVVAAGAIVTKDVPANTLVAGTPARVLKEIDDQTKSKTEIKAELRKLDQ, from the coding sequence ATGAAAATGATGGATGCGAATGAAATAATCTCTTTTATTTCCAATAGTAAAAAATCAACACCTGTCAAAGTATATTTAAAAGGCACTCAATTGAATACAATCGATTTTGGCGACCTGATTCAGGATTTTGTCGATGAAAAGACAGGCGTTCTCTTTGGTGAATGGAAAGACATAGCAGCCGTACTGGATACATACAAAGATCAAATTGAAGATTATGCGGTCGAAAATGATCGCAGAAACTCGGCTATCCCATTACTGGATTTAAAAGAAGTCAATGCCCGGATTGAACCTGGTGCGGTTATACGAGACCAGGTTGAAATCGGAGATGGCTGTGTCATTATGATGGGAGCTATGATAAATATCGGATCGGTTGTCGGTGAAGGCACAATGATCGATATGAACGTCACACTGGGAGGAAGAGCTACCGTCGGTAAAAATTGTCATATAGGTGCCGGCGCTGTACTTGCCGGTGTAATCGAGCCGCCTTCGGCCAAACCCGTTGTTATTGAAGACGGCGTTGTCGTCGGAGCAAATGCCGTCATTCTTGAAGGAGTCACAGTTGGAGAAGGTGCAGTTGTTGCGGCTGGAGCAATTGTAACAAAAGATGTACCGGCCAACACCCTTGTTGCTGGTACTCCTGCAAGGGTGCTGAAGGAGATAGACGACCAGACGAAGTCTAAAACCGAAATAAAAGCAGAACTGAGAAAATTGGATCAGTGA